In one window of Juglans regia cultivar Chandler chromosome 3, Walnut 2.0, whole genome shotgun sequence DNA:
- the LOC109002968 gene encoding F-box protein At2g39490-like, whose protein sequence is MVEINPDFISPLPHDVIHAIFSFLPLKHAVKTSILSTAWRSLWMPIHVNLDVGLDQIVNPEVSKEVTRVIATFLISCNCPRKLYFGLPKSEKVKLQMKNEWFLMATKVDEKELYLSFSEENRPTKDHYHLILDLGSSPNLANSFTDASRFASLKVLHLRSITHLDKNMVAALFSICQLLEVLKLVKCSGLKHLDLKGGSHFQSFEMLDCPEVVNINLSAPKLKSFRYRGVLPRIQIKKASGFTDALLDFRDGPGYIEFDCEELITLLKALKDVEILTLSGWLLEWMCSAGVIFGKLGFQFNKLKELWWIGSQMDRTNRDSLACFLNFTPSLERLFIDINTQLDYVPCPPFHHYWHEPHLWMDYAAVKCNALPLERLKTVFMVGFTKQEEELLLMDLLLEKASESELTSMIVKSPENDSWRVAKIPRGRWLLQTWISKWFSVSSADQDEWFFGYVDQDYCRDLCPAHSTVF, encoded by the exons ATGGTGGAGATTAATCCCGATTTTATTAGCCCTTTACCCCATGATGTCATCCATGCCATTTTTTCGTTCCTGCCATTGAAGCATGCAGTTAAAACTAGCATTCTTTCAACTGCATGGAGAAGCCTTTGGATGCCAATCCATGTCAACTTGGACGTTGGTTTGGATCAAATAGTGAACCCTGAGGTTAGTAAAGAGGTAACAAGAGTGATTGCCACCTTTTTAATCTCTTGCAATTGTCCACGAAAGCTCTATTTTGGACTTCCCAAGAGTGAAAAAGTGAAGCTGCAGATGAAGAATGAATGGTTTCTCATGGCTACCAAGGTGGACGAGAAAGAACTTTATCTAAGCTTTTCTGAGGAAAATCGACCTACAAAGGATCACTACCATTTGATACTGGACCTGGGCAGTTCTCCAAATCTTGCAAACTCCTTTACAGACGCCTCTAGATTTGCTTCTCTCAAGGTTCTCCATCTCAGATCAATAACCCATCTAGACAAGAACATGGTTGCAGCTTTGTTCTCTATCTGTCAGCTTCTTGAGGTCTTAAAGCTTGTTAAATGCAGTGGCCTGAAACATCTAGATCTTAAAGGCGGTAGCCATTTCCAGAGCTTTGAAATGTTGGATTGTCCGGAAGTGGTTAACATCAATCTTTCTGCGCCTAAGCTTAAATCATTTCGGTATCGTGGAGTCCTTCCACGCATTCAGATAAAGAAAGCTTCGGGTTTTACTGATGCTTTGCTTGATTTCAGAGATGGTCCTGGCTACATTGAGTTTGACTGCGAGGAacttattactcttttaaaagCTCTAAAGGATGTGGAAATCCTAACTCTCAGCGGCTGGCTTCTGGAG TGGATGTGCTCAGCAGGAGTTATTTTTGGAAAGCTCGGATTCCAATTCAACAAGCTAAAAGAATTATGGTGGATAGGGTCCCAGATGGACAGAACAAACCGTGATTCACTAGCTTGTTTCCTGAACTTCACCCCTTCATTGGAGAGGCTATTCATAGAT ATTAACACGCAGCTAGATTATGTTCCTTGCCCGCCTTTTCACCATTACTGGCACGAGCCTCATCTCTGGATGGATTATGCAGCCGTGAAATGTAATGCTTTACCACTCGAACGTCTCAAAACAGTTTTCATGGTAGGCTTTACCAAACAAGAGGAAGAGTTATTGTTAATGGATCTTTTACTTGAGAAGGCATCTGAATCTGAACTCACGTCGATGATAGTAAAAtccccagaaaatgattcatgGCGGGTGGCAAAGATACCTAGAGGCCGTTGGCTCCTGCAAACTTGGATTAGCAAGTGGTTTTCAGTTTCATCTGCAGATCAAGATGAATGGTTCTTCGGATATGTAGACCAAGACTATTGCAGGGACCTATGCCCAGCTCATAGCACAgtgttttaa